A section of the Thermotoga caldifontis AZM44c09 genome encodes:
- a CDS encoding CehA/McbA family metallohydrolase — protein MIFEGKIELCESKTVKKIIFDVPTNASELIVRFEYSPTSIGPLQNHVNLLFHDSLGRFMGRYDRGTKNFVVGLDASEAAVRGKPLPGKWTVFFENHQLFCDVRYKLEIVVEGNEEFHTFKGELHTHSRHSDGLLSVEELSTFLKKKGFDFFFLTDHSNVSGWRELGSVAGAVGFPGQELNTFKGHALVLGAKTFVDWKDEEGQEKDFSTIVREVHGQGALVGVAHPFAMGDPVCVGCKWTYAFDPFSLDFVEVWNADLSRVELNYEAVGNWLKAVRSGKRITATAGRDLHKRDESDWMSNYVSARGMELSEILWAIKSGRVYLSSVGEIKIDVSGKSVGDTVFHRGSVVLRVENLPRLSLLVVRKREVQRFDVCGSFEKKIDVEEPEDVLILMGFDSEVRPALIVNPIFLIRGDPS, from the coding sequence GTGATCTTCGAAGGAAAAATAGAACTCTGCGAAAGCAAAACAGTGAAAAAGATCATCTTCGACGTGCCCACTAATGCAAGTGAACTCATCGTACGTTTTGAATATTCCCCCACGTCTATTGGTCCGCTCCAGAACCATGTGAATCTTCTCTTTCACGACTCGCTCGGAAGGTTCATGGGTAGGTACGACAGAGGTACGAAAAACTTCGTCGTAGGCCTGGATGCAAGTGAAGCCGCCGTCAGAGGTAAACCCCTTCCTGGAAAGTGGACGGTGTTTTTCGAGAACCATCAACTTTTCTGCGATGTTCGTTACAAACTCGAGATCGTGGTCGAAGGGAACGAGGAGTTCCACACATTCAAAGGTGAACTCCACACGCATTCACGACACAGCGATGGATTGCTCAGTGTGGAAGAACTTTCGACATTTTTGAAGAAGAAGGGTTTCGATTTCTTTTTTCTAACCGACCACAGCAACGTCTCGGGCTGGCGAGAACTGGGCAGTGTGGCTGGAGCTGTAGGTTTCCCGGGTCAGGAATTGAACACCTTCAAAGGCCACGCGCTCGTTTTGGGTGCAAAAACCTTCGTGGACTGGAAAGACGAAGAGGGTCAGGAAAAAGATTTTTCTACGATCGTTCGTGAGGTACACGGTCAGGGAGCTCTCGTTGGTGTGGCTCATCCGTTTGCGATGGGAGACCCCGTGTGTGTGGGATGCAAATGGACATACGCGTTTGATCCCTTCAGTTTGGACTTCGTAGAAGTTTGGAACGCGGACCTGTCCAGAGTTGAACTCAACTACGAGGCGGTTGGAAATTGGCTGAAGGCGGTGAGGAGCGGGAAAAGAATAACGGCTACGGCAGGAAGGGATCTTCACAAACGGGACGAATCCGACTGGATGTCGAATTACGTTTCGGCGAGGGGGATGGAACTTTCGGAGATCCTGTGGGCGATCAAGTCTGGCAGAGTGTACCTGTCCTCTGTTGGAGAGATAAAGATAGATGTCTCCGGAAAGAGTGTCGGTGATACGGTTTTCCATAGAGGATCAGTAGTGTTGAGGGTGGAAAACCTGCCCAGACTGAGCTTGCTCGTTGTGAGAAAGAGAGAAGTACAGCGATTCGATGTGTGTGGAAGCTTTGAAAAGAAGATCGATGTAGAAGAACCAGAGGATGTGCTGATCCTGATGGGATTCGACAGCGAAGTTAGACCCGCCCTGATAGTCAACCCAATCTTCTTGATTCGAGGTGATCCTTCATGA
- a CDS encoding ABC transporter ATP-binding protein → MSWIVLENVTKRFSNVVAVQSVSLQIEKQDFFTLLGPSGCGKTTTLRLIAGLEFPDEGRIYIAGRDVTMELPKHRNVAMVFQNYALYPHMTVRENIAYPLVVRKIPKDEVRKKVAFVAESLQISELLDRYPQQISGGQQQRVALARAVIQTPNVFLLDEPLSNLDAKLRIEARSFLKRLSMELGTSVVYVTHDQSEAMALSTKIAVMNQGRVLQVGTPREIYDKPINTFVASFIGNPPMNIIECYFDGSTCVLEGRRIDLSELSLVAFPRGKGFIGIRPENVLLDAKNGEIAGEVYVVEPLGFETIVTVKINSCSVKVLVFEDVPYKTGDKVFLRLRKDKLHVFDENGVRILRRDEL, encoded by the coding sequence TTGTCCTGGATCGTGCTGGAGAATGTAACGAAGCGATTTTCGAATGTCGTTGCCGTACAGAGTGTGAGCTTACAGATAGAAAAGCAAGACTTTTTCACGCTGCTCGGTCCATCCGGTTGCGGTAAGACGACGACTCTCAGGTTGATCGCAGGCCTCGAGTTTCCAGACGAGGGGCGAATATACATCGCCGGTAGGGACGTGACGATGGAGCTTCCAAAGCACAGAAACGTGGCGATGGTCTTTCAGAATTATGCGCTCTATCCTCACATGACGGTGAGGGAAAACATCGCTTATCCTCTCGTTGTGAGAAAGATTCCCAAGGACGAAGTCAGAAAGAAAGTCGCCTTCGTCGCGGAGAGCCTGCAGATCTCTGAACTGCTCGACAGATACCCTCAACAGATCAGTGGGGGTCAGCAACAGAGAGTAGCGCTGGCACGGGCGGTGATTCAGACGCCCAACGTTTTTCTCCTCGACGAACCTTTGAGTAACCTCGACGCAAAGCTGAGAATAGAAGCGAGGAGTTTTCTCAAGAGATTGAGTATGGAACTTGGAACGAGCGTTGTTTACGTGACGCACGATCAGTCCGAAGCGATGGCACTCTCAACGAAAATAGCTGTGATGAACCAAGGCCGTGTGCTGCAAGTAGGTACACCGAGAGAGATTTACGATAAACCGATCAACACTTTCGTGGCATCTTTTATTGGTAATCCACCGATGAACATCATTGAATGTTACTTCGATGGTTCAACGTGTGTTCTGGAGGGCCGAAGGATCGACCTTTCGGAACTATCCCTGGTCGCGTTTCCGAGAGGGAAGGGATTCATAGGCATAAGACCTGAGAACGTACTTTTGGATGCAAAGAACGGAGAGATTGCCGGTGAAGTGTACGTGGTCGAGCCACTCGGTTTTGAAACGATCGTGACAGTGAAGATAAACAGCTGTTCCGTGAAAGTTTTGGTTTTCGAAGATGTACCCTATAAGACTGGTGATAAAGTATTCCTGAGGCTGAGGAAAGATAAGTTGCACGTGTTCGATGAGAACGGTGTGCGGATACTTAGGAGAGATGAACTGTGA
- a CDS encoding carbohydrate ABC transporter permease, which produces MKDPRRFSRIVSYILLAPILAFFISPIVWLFVTPFSVRPSLFISFDGFTLNNFVRVFQNRTAIIAFRNSLVISVSVVALVTTCALFAAYVFSRHDFRGRNVLLYVLVLFSSVVSGAAAMVPIFVLNLRLGLVNKELGVILTLSGGIMPTALFILKDFFDSIPRTYEEAALVDGSSPMQVMFRIFLPLSSKGIIVIAMLVFAQSWSNFLIPFVLLRSASKYPVSVAIYTFFSEVGVPDIGMISAYSLLYTLPVIFTYVLIERKFGFSFYGGIKG; this is translated from the coding sequence ATGAAAGATCCTCGAAGGTTCAGTAGAATCGTTTCCTACATATTGCTTGCTCCTATACTTGCTTTCTTCATTTCTCCGATCGTCTGGCTTTTCGTAACGCCCTTTTCCGTCAGACCTTCTCTCTTCATTTCTTTCGATGGGTTCACACTGAACAATTTTGTGAGAGTCTTTCAAAACAGGACAGCGATCATCGCCTTCCGCAACAGCTTGGTCATTTCGGTGTCAGTGGTCGCTCTTGTGACAACGTGTGCTCTGTTCGCAGCTTACGTGTTTTCCAGGCACGATTTCAGGGGAAGAAACGTCCTTTTGTATGTACTGGTGCTTTTTTCGAGCGTGGTCAGCGGTGCGGCTGCGATGGTTCCCATATTCGTGCTGAATCTCAGACTCGGCCTTGTTAACAAAGAGCTCGGCGTGATTCTCACGCTTTCCGGGGGCATCATGCCGACGGCGTTGTTCATCTTGAAGGACTTCTTCGACTCGATTCCGAGAACTTACGAAGAGGCTGCTCTCGTCGATGGCAGTTCTCCCATGCAGGTGATGTTCCGCATTTTCTTGCCGCTATCGAGCAAGGGCATAATAGTCATCGCAATGCTCGTGTTCGCGCAATCGTGGAGCAACTTCCTCATACCCTTTGTCCTGTTGAGGTCCGCGAGTAAATATCCCGTTTCTGTGGCGATATACACCTTCTTCAGCGAAGTGGGTGTCCCGGACATCGGGATGATATCAGCGTACTCGCTCCTTTACACGTTACCAGTGATATTCACATACGTGCTGATTGAGAGAAAGTTCGGTTTTTCCTTTTACGGCGGCATCAAAGGTTGA
- a CDS encoding carbohydrate ABC transporter permease: protein MRKSLMGKKVVVLLLIPALALIFIFLILPGLWVLKIGMTNETLTGAKARNPDFVGFENYAKVLSDRFFYNALRVTLLFVLGSAIVGQAGLGLSLALLTYRKRKLRSFVQSVVILAWIIPEVVVAYLWIAFLDKDYGTLNMLLSVLGLRKVNWFYEYPLPTIITFNIWRGTAYSMLLFSAALETIPPSYLETADVIGVSAWRKFKDIIFPNIKSYTLTDLILITLWTFNVFTPYLLTGGGPSFRTELLSIYIYRTAFRYFKLGYGASIATIALLINFALAMFYLSLSRRKKA from the coding sequence GTGAGAAAATCGTTGATGGGGAAGAAAGTCGTTGTCCTTCTGTTGATACCTGCCCTCGCACTGATCTTTATTTTTCTCATCCTGCCAGGTCTCTGGGTCTTGAAAATCGGCATGACGAACGAAACACTCACCGGGGCAAAGGCACGAAATCCTGATTTCGTTGGTTTTGAAAATTACGCGAAGGTTCTGAGCGATAGATTTTTCTACAACGCGCTGCGAGTGACCTTGCTTTTCGTTCTTGGGTCCGCGATCGTTGGTCAAGCAGGGCTCGGACTTTCGCTCGCACTGTTGACTTACAGAAAAAGGAAACTCAGAAGTTTCGTTCAAAGCGTTGTGATTCTGGCGTGGATCATTCCCGAGGTCGTGGTGGCGTACCTCTGGATCGCTTTCCTCGACAAAGATTATGGGACACTGAACATGCTGCTCTCTGTTCTGGGTTTGAGAAAGGTGAACTGGTTTTACGAGTATCCGTTGCCCACCATCATCACTTTCAACATTTGGCGTGGTACGGCCTATTCGATGCTCTTGTTTTCAGCTGCGTTGGAAACGATTCCTCCGTCTTATCTCGAAACGGCCGACGTCATTGGTGTTTCTGCTTGGAGAAAGTTCAAAGACATCATATTCCCCAACATAAAGTCATACACCCTGACAGATCTGATTCTCATCACCCTCTGGACCTTCAACGTGTTCACTCCCTACTTGCTCACGGGCGGGGGGCCGTCGTTCAGAACAGAACTTCTGTCGATATACATCTACAGAACCGCCTTCAGGTACTTCAAGCTGGGTTATGGTGCATCGATCGCAACCATTGCGCTTCTGATCAACTTCGCGCTCGCCATGTTTTATCTGAGTCTTTCAAGGAGGAAAAAGGCATGA
- a CDS encoding extracellular solute-binding protein, translating into MKRLLVLVLVLAMAAFIFGEKVTIIANAIKGGKNTQVVDWFEKYIPEIEKELGIDIELIQTGIKDEDFKARIVLDIKGGGGADILWIDGFWVPEFVEAGYLRPIDDILAEIPAWKYYYDSMKAMGSYKGKTYLIPASTDVRMIYYNKELFKKAGIPIPWQPRSWEDIIKTARIIKEKLPGVIPIQLNAGTEMGEATTMQGFFMVLLGAGGNLYDWETGKWIIKSSALRDTLNFYKRIYVDEKLGDAALQVSAGAREKTFELFRQEKIAMYVEGTWFYTSVLNPNNPSWGFPDRDERIGWAAMPGRGKPGDPEFVSISGGTGFAVNINCKNPKLVAEVLKRLLYIEPQLSYFEMKPFVSPRSDLADSCWTVNKDKFIAETSRALVKYTTFRPAFPVYPEISFQAQLLTERVVTGQMSVDKAIEEFAKEVTRIVGKENVIEKP; encoded by the coding sequence ATGAAGAGGTTGCTGGTGCTGGTCCTCGTGTTAGCCATGGCTGCTTTCATCTTTGGTGAGAAGGTAACAATCATCGCCAACGCGATCAAGGGTGGAAAAAACACCCAGGTGGTTGACTGGTTCGAAAAGTACATACCAGAGATCGAGAAAGAACTCGGAATAGACATCGAACTGATTCAGACCGGTATAAAGGATGAAGACTTCAAAGCAAGGATCGTCCTCGACATCAAAGGTGGCGGTGGAGCGGACATACTCTGGATCGATGGTTTCTGGGTCCCGGAATTCGTTGAGGCGGGATATCTGAGACCCATCGATGACATCCTCGCCGAGATACCGGCGTGGAAGTACTACTATGACTCCATGAAAGCGATGGGAAGCTACAAAGGTAAAACGTATCTGATACCCGCAAGCACTGATGTGAGGATGATCTACTACAACAAGGAGTTGTTCAAGAAGGCTGGAATACCCATACCATGGCAGCCCAGGAGCTGGGAAGACATCATCAAAACGGCGAGGATCATCAAGGAAAAATTGCCCGGTGTGATACCGATCCAGCTGAACGCAGGTACAGAAATGGGTGAAGCAACGACAATGCAGGGTTTCTTCATGGTCCTGCTCGGTGCGGGTGGCAACCTGTACGACTGGGAAACCGGAAAGTGGATCATCAAGAGTAGCGCTTTGCGTGACACCCTTAACTTTTACAAGCGGATCTACGTTGACGAGAAGCTTGGGGATGCGGCTCTGCAAGTTTCGGCCGGCGCGAGAGAGAAAACGTTTGAACTGTTCAGGCAGGAAAAGATCGCCATGTATGTTGAAGGAACCTGGTTCTACACGTCCGTGTTGAATCCCAACAACCCGTCCTGGGGCTTCCCAGATAGGGATGAGCGCATCGGATGGGCTGCGATGCCAGGCCGCGGTAAGCCGGGTGATCCGGAGTTTGTTTCTATCTCTGGCGGTACGGGTTTTGCTGTTAACATCAACTGCAAGAATCCAAAACTGGTTGCGGAAGTGCTGAAGAGATTACTTTACATCGAGCCACAGCTGTCTTACTTCGAAATGAAACCTTTCGTGTCTCCGAGATCCGATCTCGCAGATTCCTGCTGGACTGTGAACAAGGATAAATTCATTGCGGAGACGAGCCGTGCACTGGTCAAGTACACAACGTTCAGACCGGCGTTCCCCGTTTATCCTGAGATTTCCTTCCAGGCTCAGCTTCTGACTGAGAGAGTCGTCACGGGTCAGATGAGCGTTGATAAAGCCATCGAGGAATTTGCAAAAGAGGTCACGAGGATCGTTGGGAAAGAAAATGTCATAGAGAAACCGTGA
- a CDS encoding GntR family transcriptional regulator, protein MMSAARQKPMYRVVKEYLLNKIKTGELMPDDRIPSEKELMDMFQVSRITVRKAIDELVIEGYLYRLQGIGSFVKKKEEMGQTSNLIGVFLSSASDLLSIGILKGIEQHISSLGFHAVVQFADENSSSEWEKFKKFLELNVSGFIVFPHLSMSQNELIKQLLTERRPIVFVDRTVEGLDGYSVESDNQKGAYDVTKHLIEVHGCKKIAFVTWETTKVSSVRDRFRGASLACSESNASLTLIEVRRGSVREQCKALKSFDAVFACTDLLAVEVISGLQMLGMNVPKDIAVVGFDDLLFSDFVRPSLTTVRQYPERMGEKAAAILLSLLSWGDVPIKKHYVPTKLVVRNSCGCMEHPHS, encoded by the coding sequence ATGATGAGTGCCGCCAGACAGAAACCCATGTACAGGGTGGTAAAGGAGTACCTGCTGAACAAAATAAAGACAGGAGAGTTGATGCCAGACGACAGGATCCCGTCTGAAAAAGAGTTAATGGACATGTTTCAGGTGAGCAGAATTACGGTCAGAAAAGCCATAGACGAGCTGGTGATAGAGGGTTATCTTTACAGGTTGCAAGGTATAGGAAGCTTCGTGAAGAAGAAGGAAGAGATGGGACAGACATCGAACCTGATCGGTGTTTTTCTCAGTTCGGCCTCTGATCTTCTGAGTATTGGGATACTCAAAGGCATCGAACAACACATCTCGAGCCTGGGTTTCCACGCCGTGGTTCAGTTCGCAGACGAAAACAGCTCTTCGGAGTGGGAGAAGTTTAAAAAATTCCTGGAACTGAACGTGTCCGGTTTCATAGTGTTTCCACACCTGAGCATGTCGCAGAACGAGCTAATCAAGCAGCTTCTCACAGAACGCCGACCGATTGTCTTCGTAGACAGGACGGTGGAGGGATTAGATGGATATTCGGTCGAATCGGACAACCAGAAAGGGGCTTACGATGTTACGAAACACTTGATCGAGGTGCACGGGTGTAAAAAGATAGCTTTCGTCACGTGGGAGACGACGAAAGTGAGTAGTGTAAGAGACAGATTTCGCGGAGCCAGTTTAGCTTGTAGCGAATCGAACGCGAGCCTGACACTGATCGAAGTACGCAGAGGTAGCGTAAGAGAACAATGCAAGGCGCTGAAGAGTTTTGACGCCGTTTTTGCGTGTACAGATCTTCTGGCCGTCGAGGTCATATCTGGACTACAGATGCTTGGAATGAATGTTCCGAAAGATATCGCTGTGGTAGGGTTCGACGACCTACTCTTCAGCGATTTCGTGCGCCCAAGTCTAACGACTGTCAGACAATACCCCGAACGGATGGGGGAAAAGGCTGCGGCGATACTGCTCTCACTGTTGAGCTGGGGAGACGTTCCGATCAAGAAACATTATGTTCCGACGAAACTGGTTGTGAGAAATTCTTGCGGGTGCATGGAACACCCGCATTCGTGA
- a CDS encoding alpha-glucuronidase family glycosyl hydrolase has translation MDQYEMCWLEYKKLPEEELSWYREWFKRIVLLADREEVKTALTELKLFAKCALDLEPSIEHSFKKKKALVLGRIGKLAELFETPELHEEGFFILHRNVHGTESLVVGAERSSGFVHAVFELIKRVRLGERVETMNVISEPAMPLRMVNHWDNMDGSVERGYAGRSIFFENGRIVMNRRTRDYARLLASIGINGVVLNNVNVRNEAVKLIDDERYLRKLSALADLFRDYGIKIYLSVNFASPMILGGLETADPLDRRVRNWWKNQAKKIYSFVPDFGGFLVKADSEFNPGPHFFGRTHVDGANMLAEALEPFGGVVIWRTFVYNCLQDWRDHSTDRAKAAYDNFKPLDGQFSDNVILQTKFGPMDFQVREPVSPLFGALERTNQMLELQITQEYTGQQVHLCYLGTFWKEVLDFDTFAKGEGSFVKRIVDGTLFGRKLCGVAGVSNVGTDPNWTGHDLAQANLYTFGRLAWNPDERVEKIVREWIVLTFGNDEKVMNNIEYMLMKSHRTYEKYTTPFGLGWMVNPNHHYGPNPEGYEYSKWGTYHRANWEAIGVDRTSRGTGFTLQYRSPWREIFDSIETCPEDLLLFFHRVRYDHRLKSGKTLIQAMYDLHFEGVEEVEEFVKKWQELEGRIDPVRYKRVLERLTMQLEHAKEWRDVINTYFYRRTGIPDERGRKIYP, from the coding sequence ATGGATCAGTACGAAATGTGCTGGCTCGAATACAAAAAACTGCCAGAGGAGGAACTTTCCTGGTACAGAGAATGGTTCAAAAGGATCGTTCTGCTCGCCGATCGTGAAGAGGTGAAGACTGCGCTCACCGAGCTGAAACTGTTTGCCAAGTGTGCGCTCGATCTTGAACCTTCGATCGAACACAGCTTCAAGAAGAAAAAGGCGTTAGTGCTCGGTCGGATCGGGAAACTCGCCGAACTCTTTGAGACGCCAGAGCTGCACGAAGAAGGTTTCTTCATTCTCCACAGGAACGTTCATGGCACGGAATCGCTCGTTGTTGGAGCGGAAAGATCGTCAGGTTTTGTCCACGCTGTGTTTGAACTCATCAAGCGCGTTAGGCTGGGCGAACGCGTAGAGACGATGAACGTGATCTCTGAGCCGGCGATGCCTTTAAGGATGGTCAACCACTGGGACAATATGGACGGTTCGGTCGAAAGAGGGTACGCTGGAAGATCGATTTTCTTCGAAAACGGTCGCATCGTGATGAACCGAAGGACCAGGGATTACGCCAGATTGCTCGCTTCGATCGGTATCAACGGCGTGGTGTTGAACAACGTGAACGTGAGAAATGAAGCTGTGAAACTGATCGACGATGAAAGATATCTGAGGAAGCTGTCAGCGCTGGCAGATCTGTTCAGAGATTATGGCATAAAGATCTATCTCAGTGTGAATTTCGCTTCACCGATGATCCTCGGCGGTCTGGAAACGGCAGATCCGCTGGATCGAAGAGTCAGAAATTGGTGGAAGAATCAGGCTAAGAAGATCTACAGCTTCGTACCAGACTTCGGCGGTTTTCTCGTCAAGGCAGATTCAGAATTCAACCCAGGTCCACACTTTTTCGGTAGAACGCACGTGGATGGGGCGAACATGCTGGCCGAAGCGCTCGAGCCGTTCGGGGGCGTCGTGATCTGGCGCACGTTCGTTTACAACTGTCTGCAGGACTGGAGGGACCATTCAACTGACAGGGCGAAGGCAGCCTACGACAATTTCAAGCCTCTCGATGGTCAGTTCAGCGACAACGTGATCCTTCAGACCAAGTTTGGACCGATGGACTTTCAGGTGAGGGAGCCCGTTTCGCCGCTGTTCGGGGCACTGGAGCGGACCAACCAAATGCTCGAACTTCAGATCACGCAGGAGTACACCGGTCAGCAGGTACATCTGTGTTATCTTGGAACGTTCTGGAAGGAAGTGCTCGACTTTGACACCTTTGCGAAGGGAGAGGGATCCTTCGTCAAGAGGATCGTGGACGGTACGCTCTTCGGAAGGAAGCTCTGCGGTGTGGCTGGCGTTTCGAACGTTGGTACGGATCCGAACTGGACGGGACACGACCTTGCGCAGGCCAACCTGTACACCTTTGGAAGACTCGCGTGGAACCCTGATGAGCGCGTGGAGAAGATCGTGAGGGAATGGATTGTTCTGACTTTCGGTAACGATGAAAAAGTGATGAACAACATCGAGTACATGCTGATGAAATCTCACAGAACTTACGAGAAGTACACGACCCCGTTCGGGCTCGGCTGGATGGTGAATCCGAACCATCACTACGGTCCGAATCCCGAAGGTTACGAATACTCGAAGTGGGGCACGTACCACAGGGCAAACTGGGAGGCGATCGGGGTCGATAGAACGTCGAGAGGAACAGGTTTCACGCTCCAGTATCGCTCACCCTGGCGCGAGATCTTCGACAGCATAGAAACGTGTCCGGAAGATCTCCTTCTGTTTTTCCATCGGGTCCGCTACGATCACAGGTTGAAATCCGGTAAGACCCTGATCCAGGCGATGTACGATCTGCACTTCGAAGGAGTTGAAGAAGTCGAAGAATTCGTGAAGAAATGGCAGGAACTCGAAGGCAGGATCGATCCGGTCAGGTACAAACGTGTGCTCGAGAGATTGACGATGCAGCTGGAACATGCAAAAGAATGGAGGGACGTCATCAACACGTACTTTTACCGAAGAACGGGCATACCAGACGAGAGAGGGAGAAAGATTTATCCGTGA